A window of the Cellvibrio sp. pealriver genome harbors these coding sequences:
- a CDS encoding FG-GAP repeat protein, which translates to MNIDRFSPLLKRTTLLLSLLAGSFILAGCGGGSDKKSSASSSSVGLSSARSSYTAASIPANGSGEWPSVKVEAQKAKVLTFQWNAVAGATYYKLFKHDAATGGVVQIGGNLTSTQATDDIGVHVHDWVNNYYYVEACNAQGCEKSNLTFTATEMIKAIGYLKASNTEANDFFGWSIALSADGTTLAVGAPAEDSKATGVNGNQASNDSSNSGAVYIFIKENGVWVQQAYLKASNTEQPNINPYRMLINDRFGYKVALSDDGNTLAVSALLEDSPSIGINCNQNNYETTRYGTSSDPSDDLITANDYDMGAVYVFTRSNQNWTQEAYVKSSLIQEGARFGESLALSGDGKTLAVGTTLDERPSSGIIHYVGSSNPACFEFYPSSASSTSSTSSSSSSTSSSSSSSKNSSSSYNGGTNSGSVHVFIRLEDGWLQQAYIKNSNAQAGDMFAASIALSTDGNTMAVGATGEDSNATGVNGTQSNDTCYYLADSGYVIEPECKEAGKYAVRGLIKNGAAYVFKRSDNVWAQEAYLKPSTTFINTAFGSSIDLSGDGNILVVGTPGDASKATGINGDTVQTIEYANTGATYVFTRSGSNWIQEAFIKPSTLTLHEGVSLANDRSIEVLGGGQFGGDVSISKDGTTLAVGSFRESSNAKGINGDQGDNSALRAGAVFVFKRNNSVWTQQSYVKASNTDSDDRFGLNVDVSADGKTMAVGAHREAGRGYSSAASTSSNSSSTSSLPDGALDQNDNSAEAAGAVYLF; encoded by the coding sequence ATGAATATCGACCGTTTTTCGCCGCTGCTAAAGCGCACCACCCTGCTTCTTTCCTTACTGGCAGGCTCATTTATTCTGGCTGGCTGCGGCGGTGGCAGCGATAAAAAATCCTCAGCAAGCTCATCATCGGTTGGCTTGTCTTCGGCGCGTAGCAGCTACACCGCGGCATCTATACCGGCTAATGGCTCAGGTGAATGGCCAAGCGTGAAGGTAGAAGCCCAAAAAGCTAAAGTCCTGACCTTCCAATGGAATGCCGTTGCCGGTGCAACCTATTACAAATTGTTCAAACACGATGCGGCAACCGGTGGGGTTGTGCAGATTGGTGGCAACCTGACCAGCACGCAGGCAACGGATGACATAGGTGTACATGTCCATGATTGGGTCAACAATTACTACTATGTAGAAGCTTGTAATGCGCAAGGTTGCGAGAAATCGAACCTGACATTTACCGCCACTGAAATGATCAAAGCGATCGGCTATTTGAAAGCATCCAACACCGAAGCGAACGATTTCTTCGGTTGGAGCATCGCCCTTTCCGCCGATGGAACCACCCTTGCGGTAGGCGCGCCAGCTGAAGACAGCAAGGCGACTGGCGTAAACGGTAACCAAGCCAGCAACGACAGCAGCAACTCGGGTGCGGTTTATATCTTCATCAAAGAGAATGGTGTGTGGGTACAACAGGCTTACCTGAAGGCATCCAACACTGAACAACCCAATATCAACCCTTATCGCATGCTGATCAATGACCGTTTCGGCTACAAAGTCGCTCTGTCAGATGACGGTAATACCCTGGCAGTATCTGCATTGTTGGAAGATAGCCCATCGATTGGCATTAACTGTAACCAGAACAACTACGAAACAACCCGCTACGGCACTTCTTCTGATCCATCGGATGATTTGATCACCGCAAACGATTACGACATGGGTGCAGTGTATGTATTCACTCGCTCCAATCAAAACTGGACTCAGGAAGCTTACGTAAAATCCAGTTTGATACAGGAAGGCGCGCGTTTTGGTGAGAGCCTTGCCCTCTCTGGGGATGGAAAGACATTGGCGGTAGGTACCACTCTGGATGAAAGACCCTCCAGCGGCATCATTCACTATGTGGGATCTTCAAACCCTGCCTGTTTTGAATTTTATCCATCCAGTGCCTCATCAACGAGCAGTACCAGTTCCTCCAGCAGTAGCACCAGTTCGTCCAGCAGCAGCTCCAAAAACTCCTCCAGTTCTTATAACGGTGGGACAAACTCTGGCTCTGTCCATGTATTCATCCGCCTCGAAGATGGATGGCTGCAACAGGCGTACATCAAAAACTCCAATGCCCAGGCTGGTGATATGTTTGCTGCCAGCATCGCGCTCTCTACTGACGGCAACACCATGGCCGTAGGCGCGACAGGCGAAGACAGCAACGCAACCGGCGTTAACGGAACCCAGTCTAACGATACCTGCTATTACCTCGCCGATTCAGGTTATGTAATCGAGCCAGAGTGTAAAGAAGCAGGCAAATACGCTGTACGTGGCCTCATTAAAAATGGTGCCGCATATGTGTTCAAACGTAGTGATAATGTGTGGGCACAAGAAGCCTATTTAAAACCCAGCACAACCTTTATCAACACCGCATTCGGAAGCAGTATTGATTTGTCAGGCGATGGAAATATCCTGGTAGTCGGTACGCCAGGCGATGCAAGCAAGGCAACTGGTATCAACGGCGATACCGTTCAAACAATTGAATACGCCAATACCGGTGCCACTTATGTGTTTACACGCTCAGGCAGCAATTGGATTCAGGAAGCATTTATCAAGCCTTCCACCCTGACTCTGCATGAGGGTGTTTCCTTGGCAAATGACCGCAGCATTGAAGTACTTGGCGGCGGCCAATTTGGGGGCGATGTCAGTATCTCCAAAGACGGCACCACCCTCGCCGTAGGCTCCTTCCGCGAATCCAGCAATGCCAAAGGTATCAACGGTGACCAAGGTGATAACAGCGCCCTGCGTGCCGGTGCGGTATTTGTATTCAAACGCAACAACAGTGTCTGGACACAGCAAAGCTATGTGAAAGCAAGCAATACCGATAGTGATGACCGCTTTGGCTTGAATGTAGACGTGTCTGCAGATGGTAAAACCATGGCTGTCGGTGCGCATCGCGAAGCTGGTCGTGGTTACTCATCTGCCGCGTCAACCTCTAGCAACTCAAGCAGCACATCGAGCTTGCCTGATGGTGCCTTGGATCAAAACGACAACAGTGCAGAAGCGGCCGGAGCGGTTTACCTGTTCTAA
- the tilS gene encoding tRNA lysidine(34) synthetase TilS yields MPDFTPEQLRQYLPSFTSSPKQVWWIGFSGGLDSTVLLHALAQLQLPVSLHALHINHQISPNADDWQHQCEQFCKHLGLPLIAEKVQVKNGGKGIEDAAREARYHVFSQYVQQGEYLLTAHHSNDQAETLLLRLMRGTGPRGLAAIASERCLDNGGKLIRPLLHFSRDDLEAYAHAQQLTWVEDESNQDDRYDRNFLRNQIMPLLHTRWPAFMRKWQQTADLCAQQESLLDEFAQQDLLQANPRTERVGQSVDLAWLKTLSVARRQHLLRYWLRSQQCEVPESAHWQQLENQLFLSREDASVKITWSQHALCPYQDRLFLLPAALPVVTFQLLPPSAVKEANGLYLRADLPDIHIRYRTGGERCKPQGRAHSQTLKKLLQEYALEPWLRDQIPLVYSGDNLVAVGDLWICEGYVADAEKPGVQLRWR; encoded by the coding sequence ATGCCGGATTTTACCCCCGAACAATTACGTCAATATCTACCGTCTTTTACCTCATCCCCGAAGCAGGTGTGGTGGATAGGGTTCAGTGGTGGATTGGATTCGACGGTGCTGCTGCACGCGCTTGCACAATTGCAGTTGCCTGTATCCTTACATGCATTGCACATCAATCACCAGATTTCGCCCAATGCAGACGATTGGCAGCATCAGTGTGAGCAATTTTGTAAACACTTGGGTTTGCCCCTCATTGCTGAAAAAGTGCAGGTTAAAAATGGCGGTAAAGGCATTGAAGACGCCGCACGTGAAGCGCGTTACCACGTGTTTTCGCAGTATGTACAACAAGGCGAATATTTATTAACCGCGCATCACAGTAATGATCAGGCGGAAACACTGTTGTTGCGATTGATGCGCGGCACGGGGCCGCGTGGGTTGGCTGCAATTGCCAGTGAGCGATGCTTAGATAACGGCGGGAAATTAATTCGTCCTCTACTGCATTTTTCGCGTGACGATCTGGAAGCTTATGCGCACGCACAGCAATTGACCTGGGTTGAAGATGAAAGTAATCAGGATGATCGCTATGACCGCAATTTTTTGCGCAATCAGATTATGCCGTTGTTGCATACGCGATGGCCTGCATTTATGCGCAAGTGGCAACAGACAGCTGACTTATGCGCGCAACAGGAATCTCTGTTAGACGAGTTTGCGCAACAGGATCTGCTGCAAGCAAATCCACGCACAGAGCGAGTGGGGCAGAGTGTTGATCTTGCCTGGTTAAAAACACTTTCAGTTGCTCGCCGACAACATTTGCTGCGTTATTGGTTGCGTAGCCAGCAATGCGAAGTTCCCGAAAGCGCGCATTGGCAGCAACTTGAAAACCAGCTTTTTTTATCGCGTGAAGATGCCAGTGTAAAAATCACCTGGAGCCAACATGCATTGTGCCCTTATCAAGATCGTTTGTTTTTGTTGCCTGCCGCGCTGCCTGTAGTGACGTTTCAATTGCTCCCGCCATCGGCAGTAAAAGAAGCAAACGGACTTTATTTGCGTGCAGATTTGCCGGATATACACATTCGCTATCGTACCGGCGGCGAGCGTTGCAAACCTCAGGGCCGGGCGCACTCACAAACATTAAAAAAGCTATTGCAGGAATATGCATTGGAGCCCTGGTTGCGCGATCAAATCCCTCTGGTTTATAGCGGTGATAATTTGGTTGCTGTTGGCGATTTATGGATTTGTGAAGGTTATGTTGCAGATGCAGAAAAGCCGGGAGTGCAATTGCGATGGCGGTGA
- a CDS encoding S9 family peptidase yields the protein MNTNQYGHWPSPITPELLTAQGIRISDPQAVGNRLYWLETRPQEKGRNALVCESEGTRMDIFAAPLSVRTRAQEYGGASYLATETDIFYVQDSDQRLYQYDINTKQSRPITPEGAFRYADFCLDHKRQKLLAVREDYTESSHHPRAEIVAIHLQSLAINTIAQGADFYSNPRVSPDGNTLSYLRWFHPQMPWDGTECVLAQLDAQGSIVQEHIIAGSKTESIFQPQWSPTGELFFVSDRTDWWNIYRWNGTSAESIYSLTAEFATPQWVFGMSTYGFLNSDEIFCCYNQMGCWHLAIINILTKEFTKIDSEFRDIAAIHCCDNKAYFLASSATQGSQLYCYNSNTISAISKNETAIAAEYIAHAQAIEFPTRDNETAQAFFYAPTNPQVTVDHTLPPPLLVICHGGPTGATETGLNLKIQFWTSRGFAVLDVNYRGSTGYGRQYRDRLKRNWGITDIIDVCSGVDYLIAQKKIDKNKVAIRGSSAGGYTVLAALTFSDTFKAGASLYGIGDLEALAKDTHKFEAHYLDSLVGIYPQEQPVYRERSPIHHIEKLNCPVIFLQGLQDKVVPPSQAEAMVNALQSKGIYTEYITFPEEAHGFRQAQTIQQALAAELTFYLNVFDQTISGEK from the coding sequence ATGAATACAAATCAATACGGCCACTGGCCTTCTCCCATCACACCTGAATTGCTCACCGCACAGGGAATTCGCATCAGCGATCCGCAAGCAGTAGGCAATCGATTGTATTGGTTGGAAACACGCCCGCAAGAAAAGGGCCGCAACGCGCTGGTGTGTGAAAGCGAAGGCACGCGCATGGATATTTTTGCTGCACCGCTGAGTGTGCGCACCAGGGCTCAGGAATATGGAGGGGCTTCTTACCTTGCCACCGAAACCGATATTTTTTATGTGCAAGACAGCGATCAACGTCTTTATCAATACGATATAAACACAAAGCAATCGCGCCCCATCACGCCTGAAGGTGCCTTTCGCTACGCCGATTTTTGCCTTGATCACAAGCGGCAAAAATTATTGGCCGTGCGTGAAGATTACACAGAAAGCTCGCATCATCCACGCGCAGAAATTGTTGCCATACATTTGCAATCTCTGGCGATTAACACAATCGCCCAAGGAGCAGATTTTTATTCCAATCCACGGGTGTCACCGGATGGAAACACACTGAGTTATTTACGTTGGTTCCACCCACAAATGCCCTGGGATGGAACTGAGTGCGTTCTGGCACAACTTGATGCACAGGGCAGTATTGTGCAAGAACACATTATTGCAGGAAGCAAAACCGAATCCATTTTCCAACCACAATGGTCGCCAACCGGTGAATTATTTTTTGTATCGGACCGCACTGACTGGTGGAATATTTATCGTTGGAATGGAACCAGTGCAGAATCCATTTATTCGTTAACCGCTGAATTTGCCACACCGCAATGGGTGTTTGGCATGAGTACTTATGGCTTTTTAAATAGCGATGAGATTTTTTGCTGCTACAACCAAATGGGCTGCTGGCATTTAGCGATTATTAACATTCTCACCAAAGAATTCACAAAAATTGATTCCGAATTTCGCGATATAGCGGCAATTCACTGCTGCGATAACAAGGCTTACTTTCTTGCATCCAGTGCAACACAAGGCTCACAGCTTTACTGCTATAACAGCAACACTATTTCTGCGATTAGCAAAAATGAAACAGCAATAGCGGCTGAATATATCGCCCATGCACAAGCAATAGAATTCCCCACGCGCGACAACGAAACAGCGCAAGCATTTTTCTATGCGCCAACCAATCCGCAAGTCACAGTGGATCACACTTTACCGCCGCCATTACTGGTGATCTGCCACGGCGGCCCAACAGGCGCAACAGAAACCGGCTTGAATTTAAAAATCCAATTTTGGACCAGCCGCGGCTTTGCGGTACTGGATGTCAATTATCGCGGCAGCACTGGCTATGGCCGCCAGTATCGCGATCGCTTAAAACGTAATTGGGGTATTACCGATATCATTGATGTCTGTAGCGGTGTGGATTATTTAATTGCGCAGAAGAAAATCGATAAAAATAAAGTCGCTATTCGCGGCTCCAGTGCTGGAGGCTATACCGTGCTTGCAGCACTGACCTTTAGCGATACGTTTAAAGCAGGTGCAAGCCTCTATGGTATTGGCGATCTTGAAGCCCTTGCAAAAGACACACATAAATTTGAAGCCCATTATCTGGATTCATTGGTTGGGATTTATCCGCAAGAACAACCTGTTTATCGTGAACGCTCACCTATTCATCACATTGAAAAACTGAATTGCCCGGTGATTTTTTTACAAGGCTTACAAGATAAAGTGGTTCCGCCATCACAAGCAGAAGCGATGGTAAACGCATTACAATCCAAAGGAATTTATACTGAATATATTACCTTTCCTGAGGAAGCTCATGGCTTTCGCCAAGCACAGACGATTCAACAGGCACTGGCAGCTGAGCTCACTTTTTATTTAAACGTATTTGATCAAACTATTTCCGGAGAAAAGTAA
- the greB gene encoding transcription elongation factor GreB, with protein sequence MGRWRPPSPKGSTYITAAGFKRMKDEVTQLWKIERPQVTQVVHEAAKNGDRSENGDYIYGKRRLREIDSRVRFLSKRMEVLTVVDRLPDDRSKVFFGAWVTLEDEDGNEKTYQIVGPDEFDVTKQKLSMDSPLAKAMLGKRLDDEIVLKKPEGEELFYITAIDYKPYDQD encoded by the coding sequence ATGGGACGCTGGCGACCACCATCCCCCAAAGGTTCTACTTACATCACTGCTGCGGGATTCAAACGCATGAAAGATGAAGTCACACAGTTATGGAAAATAGAGCGCCCGCAAGTCACACAAGTCGTACACGAAGCCGCGAAAAACGGTGACCGCAGTGAAAATGGCGATTACATTTATGGTAAGCGCCGCCTGCGTGAAATTGATTCGCGCGTGCGCTTTTTATCCAAACGCATGGAAGTGCTAACCGTCGTTGATAGGCTGCCGGATGACCGCAGCAAAGTTTTTTTTGGCGCTTGGGTAACACTGGAAGATGAAGACGGAAATGAAAAAACCTACCAGATTGTCGGGCCCGATGAATTTGATGTAACAAAACAAAAACTCAGCATGGATTCACCGCTCGCCAAAGCCATGCTTGGTAAACGACTGGATGATGAAATTGTGTTAAAAAAACCAGAGGGAGAGGAACTGTTTTACATTACAGCGATTGATTACAAGCCGTATGATCAGGACTAA
- a CDS encoding DUF4870 domain-containing protein: MENNEAPKIETPGTEVAITASQDAKNLVLLLWLGTFFFGFIPGLLMYLLKKDDAYVLDQSKEALNWSITALIGYVAGMILTIILVGILVMAAVGICHLVFCIMGVIAATSGKTFRVPYALRLIK; encoded by the coding sequence ATGGAAAACAACGAAGCACCAAAAATTGAAACCCCCGGCACTGAAGTTGCCATCACAGCATCGCAAGACGCTAAAAATCTGGTGCTCCTGTTATGGTTGGGCACATTCTTTTTTGGATTTATTCCCGGCTTACTGATGTATTTGCTGAAAAAAGATGATGCGTATGTGCTTGATCAAAGTAAGGAAGCCCTCAATTGGTCGATTACTGCTTTGATTGGCTATGTGGCGGGAATGATCCTGACGATTATTTTAGTGGGCATATTGGTAATGGCTGCGGTGGGGATTTGTCATCTTGTGTTTTGCATCATGGGAGTGATTGCTGCGACCAGCGGTAAAACATTCCGTGTTCCCTATGCGTTGCGTTTGATTAAATAA
- the metG gene encoding methionine--tRNA ligase has translation MTQSRKILVTSALPYANGSIHLGHLVEYIQTDIWVRFQKMRGVDCTYVCADDAHGTAIMLKAEQLGHSAEQQIANVKAEHEADFAAFNIGFDNYHSTHSEENRELSNLIYSRLKANGHIATRAITQAYDPEKQLFLADRYIKGTCPKCKTEDQYGDNCEKCGATYSPMDLINPKSAISGATPVAKDSEHFFFTLPAFSDFLKSWTRAGHLQDEVANKMAEWLDAGLQEWDISRDAPYFGFEIPGEPGKYFYVWLDAPIGYIASLKNLLDKQGKDWQEYWKPDSTAEVYHFIGKDIVNFHALFWPAMLHSANLRTPTKICVHGFLTVNGTKMSKSRGTFINARTYLDHLNPEYLRYYFAAKLTSNVDDIDLNLEDFIQRVNSDLVGKVVNIASRTAKFIHNAGGVLANEIADKTLWQQFVDAGETIANYYESRDYSKAMREIMALADAANEYIATQEPWKLAKQAGAEAQTQAVCTLGINMFRALLTYLKPVLPALTKDAEQFLGETLSWNAPVSFRSGEKINEFKPLLTRVEKDKVDAMIEAGKEALAAAAPTKTAPAQTSAAEPIAAEIEFDDFAKVDLRIALIANAEHVEGSDKLLRLTLDIGGETRNVFSGIKSAYKPEELVGKLTVVVANLKPRKMKFGMSEGMVLAAGPGGNELYLLEPHSGAKPGQRVM, from the coding sequence ATGACCCAATCACGCAAGATTCTCGTTACCAGCGCCCTGCCTTATGCCAACGGCTCGATCCACCTCGGCCATTTGGTGGAGTATATCCAGACCGACATTTGGGTGCGTTTCCAGAAAATGCGCGGTGTTGATTGCACCTATGTGTGCGCAGACGATGCCCACGGCACAGCAATCATGCTCAAAGCCGAGCAACTCGGTCATTCTGCGGAGCAACAAATCGCCAACGTAAAAGCGGAGCACGAGGCAGATTTTGCCGCGTTCAATATTGGTTTTGATAATTATCACTCCACCCATTCCGAGGAAAATCGCGAGCTGTCCAACTTGATTTACAGCCGCCTGAAAGCCAATGGCCATATCGCCACCCGCGCGATTACCCAAGCTTATGACCCGGAAAAACAACTGTTCCTCGCTGACCGCTACATCAAAGGCACCTGCCCAAAATGTAAAACCGAAGACCAATACGGCGATAACTGCGAGAAGTGTGGTGCGACCTATTCACCGATGGATTTGATTAACCCCAAATCAGCGATCTCTGGCGCAACACCGGTTGCCAAAGATTCCGAACACTTTTTCTTCACCTTGCCTGCGTTCAGCGATTTCCTGAAAAGCTGGACCCGCGCCGGCCACTTGCAGGATGAAGTGGCGAACAAAATGGCCGAGTGGCTGGATGCGGGTTTGCAAGAATGGGATATATCCCGCGATGCGCCCTACTTCGGTTTTGAAATTCCCGGCGAGCCCGGCAAATATTTTTATGTCTGGTTGGATGCCCCTATCGGGTATATCGCCAGCTTGAAAAATCTTTTGGACAAACAGGGCAAGGACTGGCAGGAATACTGGAAGCCGGATTCCACCGCCGAGGTGTATCACTTTATCGGCAAAGACATTGTGAATTTCCATGCGCTTTTCTGGCCAGCGATGTTGCACTCGGCCAATTTGCGCACTCCCACCAAAATTTGTGTACACGGATTCCTGACCGTGAACGGTACTAAGATGAGCAAGTCGCGCGGCACGTTTATTAATGCGCGCACTTATCTCGACCATTTGAATCCAGAATATTTGCGTTACTACTTTGCTGCAAAACTCACCAGCAACGTGGACGATATTGATTTAAATCTGGAAGATTTTATCCAGCGCGTGAATTCAGATCTGGTGGGCAAAGTGGTTAACATTGCCAGCCGCACGGCAAAATTCATTCACAATGCTGGCGGTGTTTTAGCAAATGAAATTGCCGATAAAACACTGTGGCAACAATTTGTCGATGCCGGTGAAACTATCGCCAATTACTACGAATCCCGCGATTACAGCAAAGCCATGCGTGAAATTATGGCGCTGGCTGATGCGGCTAACGAATACATCGCGACACAAGAACCCTGGAAACTGGCTAAGCAAGCGGGAGCCGAAGCGCAGACACAAGCAGTCTGCACCCTCGGGATTAACATGTTCCGCGCGTTGCTCACGTATTTGAAGCCCGTGTTACCCGCATTAACCAAAGATGCAGAACAATTCCTCGGGGAAACCTTGAGCTGGAATGCACCGGTAAGTTTCCGCTCCGGTGAGAAAATTAACGAGTTCAAACCGCTGCTGACACGTGTAGAAAAAGACAAGGTCGATGCGATGATTGAAGCAGGCAAAGAAGCATTGGCCGCCGCTGCTCCAACCAAAACAGCGCCTGCGCAAACATCGGCAGCAGAACCTATCGCAGCAGAAATCGAGTTTGATGATTTCGCCAAAGTAGATTTACGCATCGCACTGATTGCCAATGCCGAACATGTTGAAGGTTCCGATAAATTATTGCGTCTGACATTGGATATTGGTGGTGAAACACGCAATGTGTTCTCAGGCATCAAGAGCGCTTACAAACCGGAAGAGTTGGTCGGAAAACTGACGGTGGTGGTTGCCAACCTCAAGCCGCGCAAAATGAAATTTGGCATGAGTGAAGGCATGGTGCTGGCCGCAGGCCCCGGCGGCAATGAATTGTATTTGCTGGAACCGCACAGCGGAGCCAAACCAGGGCAGCGAGTGATGTAA
- the rsxA gene encoding electron transport complex subunit RsxA, translating to MSFSELAIILLSTVLVNNFVLAQFLGLCPFMGVSNKLESAIGMAGATTFVMTLASICTYLVDTWVLAPLELQYLRTIAFILVIAAVVQFVKMFMEKTSPLLYRVLGVFLPLITVNCAVLGVALLNTQKAHSFFESTMYGFGGALGFAMVLILFSAMRERLAVADVPVPFKGAAIGMITAGLMALAFMGFGGLVSLQ from the coding sequence ATGAGTTTCAGCGAATTAGCCATTATTCTGCTCAGCACCGTGTTGGTGAATAACTTTGTGCTGGCACAATTCCTCGGCCTTTGTCCGTTTATGGGTGTATCCAACAAGTTGGAGAGCGCCATTGGTATGGCGGGCGCGACGACTTTTGTAATGACGCTCGCCTCAATCTGCACCTATCTGGTTGATACCTGGGTACTTGCACCATTGGAGCTGCAATATTTGCGCACCATCGCGTTTATTCTGGTGATCGCGGCGGTAGTCCAATTCGTCAAAATGTTTATGGAGAAAACTAGCCCACTGTTGTACCGCGTACTGGGTGTGTTCCTGCCGTTGATCACCGTAAATTGTGCGGTACTGGGCGTTGCCCTGCTAAACACCCAAAAAGCGCACAGCTTTTTTGAATCGACCATGTATGGCTTCGGCGGCGCACTGGGTTTTGCCATGGTATTGATTTTATTTTCGGCGATGCGCGAACGCCTTGCGGTTGCCGATGTGCCTGTGCCTTTTAAAGGTGCTGCAATAGGCATGATTACCGCGGGGCTGATGGCTCTTGCATTCATGGGCTTCGGCGGGCTGGTCAGCCTGCAATAA
- the rsxB gene encoding electron transport complex subunit RsxB has translation MIEFIFQNPILSALIALGGLSAMFGAVLGFAAVKFKVEGDPIVEQIDALLPQTQCGQCGHPGCRPYAQAIANGEAINKCPPGGQATINALADLLDVEAPSLDAEHGEHLDVKRVAFIREDECIGCTKCIQACPMDAILGAAKHMHTVIADECTGCDLCVEPCPVDCIDMIPVQTDLTTWKWELPATNQTPVFHVVAQEVNLIASDRGRGVALANGSSNGETDDGEKAA, from the coding sequence ATGATCGAATTTATTTTCCAGAATCCTATCCTCAGCGCGTTAATAGCACTGGGTGGCTTATCGGCGATGTTTGGCGCCGTGCTGGGCTTCGCGGCCGTCAAATTCAAAGTTGAAGGCGACCCGATTGTTGAACAGATCGATGCGTTGTTACCGCAAACCCAATGTGGTCAATGCGGCCACCCCGGCTGCCGCCCTTACGCTCAAGCCATCGCCAATGGCGAAGCCATCAACAAATGCCCTCCCGGTGGCCAGGCCACCATCAATGCCCTTGCTGATTTGCTGGATGTAGAAGCACCTTCACTCGATGCCGAGCACGGTGAGCATCTGGATGTAAAACGTGTTGCGTTTATCCGTGAAGACGAATGCATCGGCTGCACCAAGTGTATTCAGGCGTGCCCGATGGATGCGATTCTCGGTGCGGCCAAACATATGCATACCGTCATCGCCGATGAATGTACCGGCTGTGATCTGTGCGTTGAGCCCTGCCCGGTAGACTGTATCGACATGATTCCCGTACAAACTGATCTGACAACCTGGAAGTGGGAATTACCCGCCACCAATCAGACACCGGTGTTCCACGTAGTAGCCCAGGAAGTCAATTTGATCGCCTCTGACCGTGGACGTGGAGTTGCACTTGCCAACGGGAGCTCCAATGGCGAAACCGATGATGGCGAAAAAGCAGCCTGA